A single region of the Streptomyces sp. AM 4-1-1 genome encodes:
- a CDS encoding type 1 glutamine amidotransferase domain-containing protein, whose amino-acid sequence MKPTARGTVLSVLTGHGSMGPAGRPTGFHLGETIEPWEILRRAGHRVEFVSVGGGRPPMIGHDSTNEAHTAFLSHPEGGALIDAAPRPEEVDPGDYDAVYFVGGHGTMWDFRGHPALEKIGRTVYESGGVVAAICHGPAALVDLRLSTGRHLVDGHRLTAFSDEGEAARGLDTVVPFSLQRALEERGAAYSCAPDREPHVVVSGRLVTGQNPASAAGMARAVAELLGS is encoded by the coding sequence ATGAAGCCCACTGCTCGCGGGACGGTCCTGTCCGTACTGACCGGCCACGGTTCCATGGGCCCGGCCGGGCGCCCCACGGGCTTCCATTTGGGCGAGACAATCGAGCCCTGGGAGATCCTGCGGCGGGCGGGCCACCGGGTGGAGTTCGTCTCGGTCGGGGGTGGCCGGCCCCCGATGATCGGACACGATTCAACCAATGAGGCGCACACCGCATTTCTCTCCCATCCGGAAGGGGGAGCGTTGATCGATGCGGCTCCCCGCCCGGAGGAAGTCGACCCCGGGGATTACGACGCCGTCTACTTCGTCGGCGGGCACGGGACGATGTGGGATTTCCGGGGGCACCCGGCCCTGGAGAAGATCGGCCGGACGGTGTACGAGAGCGGGGGAGTGGTCGCCGCGATCTGTCACGGCCCCGCCGCGCTCGTCGATCTGCGGCTGAGCACGGGACGTCACCTGGTGGACGGCCACCGGCTCACCGCCTTCTCGGACGAGGGCGAGGCGGCCCGCGGTCTGGACACCGTGGTGCCGTTCTCGTTGCAGCGCGCCCTGGAGGAGCGAGGCGCGGCGTACAGCTGCGCGCCCGACCGGGAGCCCCATGTGGTGGTCAGCGGACGTCTCGTCACCGGCCAGAACCCGGCGTCGGCGGCCGGGATGGCCAGGGCGGTCGCGGAACTGCTCGGTTCCTGA
- a CDS encoding HAD family hydrolase has translation MGARPSLLALDFDGVICDALEECALVSWLGIHPHDRAISGAQQLRLVPQEFVERFRTVRNYARVLDHFVVAHLPEAGSIRSQADFDRLHEALSPSYVRRFTTAANAAREWFRTQEADFWLDLHTLYPGVADLLRRHRGSIVIVTAKDEGSVHAILDRHGLDDTVSAVFGECGRKADVVREVSAERGVDLRDVTFIDDNLPNAVGVAATGALSRWAQWGYQTPEHQALAQELGVSPLSLDGLEALVPVAV, from the coding sequence ATGGGCGCCCGGCCCTCACTCCTGGCGCTCGACTTCGACGGAGTCATCTGTGACGCCCTGGAGGAGTGCGCCCTGGTCAGCTGGCTCGGCATCCATCCGCACGACCGGGCGATCTCCGGGGCACAGCAACTACGGCTCGTGCCCCAGGAGTTCGTGGAGCGCTTCCGTACCGTACGGAACTACGCCCGGGTCCTCGACCACTTCGTGGTGGCCCACCTCCCCGAGGCGGGCTCCATTCGTTCGCAGGCGGACTTCGACCGCCTCCACGAGGCACTTTCCCCTTCGTACGTACGGCGGTTCACCACCGCGGCCAATGCGGCGCGCGAGTGGTTCCGCACTCAGGAGGCCGACTTCTGGCTCGATCTCCACACCCTGTATCCGGGGGTGGCGGACCTGCTGCGCCGGCACCGCGGCTCGATCGTGATCGTCACGGCGAAGGACGAGGGTTCGGTGCACGCCATCCTCGACCGGCACGGCCTGGACGACACGGTTTCGGCGGTCTTCGGCGAGTGCGGACGCAAGGCGGACGTGGTGCGCGAGGTCAGCGCGGAGCGGGGCGTCGATCTGAGGGACGTGACCTTCATCGACGACAACCTCCCCAACGCCGTCGGTGTCGCCGCCACGGGGGCGCTGTCCCGGTGGGCCCAGTGGGGCTATCAGACTCCCGAACACCAGGCGCTGGCGCAGGAGTTGGGAGTGAGCCCGCTGTCCCTGGACGGTCTGGAAGCGCTCGTTCCCGTCGCCGTCTGA
- a CDS encoding DJ-1/PfpI family protein: MSRNAVIITGPGFQDHDVVFTYYRLMEEGWHVDVATKNADAVTGKYGIPLPMDKTARPLIAFEDLSVDQYDVVILTGGHEAPDRVRQDRNVLDFVAGMDRAGKVVAGLCHGPWIMVSAGVLNGRKACAYIGLRDDVINAGADVVDSDVIVDGNIITCSYYGYMGAFMRSVFETAAKIAAEKQVA; encoded by the coding sequence ATGTCCCGCAACGCCGTCATCATCACCGGCCCCGGTTTCCAGGACCACGACGTCGTCTTCACGTACTACCGCCTCATGGAGGAGGGCTGGCACGTGGACGTGGCCACGAAGAACGCCGACGCCGTCACCGGCAAGTACGGCATCCCGCTGCCCATGGACAAGACCGCCCGGCCGCTGATCGCCTTCGAGGACCTGTCGGTCGACCAGTACGACGTCGTCATACTGACCGGCGGCCACGAGGCGCCCGACCGGGTGCGCCAGGACCGCAACGTGCTCGACTTCGTCGCGGGCATGGACCGGGCGGGCAAGGTCGTCGCCGGTCTCTGCCACGGCCCCTGGATCATGGTCAGCGCGGGCGTCCTCAACGGACGCAAGGCGTGTGCCTACATCGGTCTGCGCGACGACGTGATCAACGCCGGAGCCGATGTCGTCGACAGCGACGTGATCGTCGACGGCAACATCATCACCTGCTCCTACTACGGGTACATGGGCGCGTTCATGAGATCCGTCTTCGAGACCGCAGCGAAGATCGCGGCCGAGAAGCAGGTCGCGTGA
- a CDS encoding type 1 glutamine amidotransferase domain-containing protein has protein sequence MPAHPPNGLIVLSSTERLPNGRSAGFWLPEAAYPWRALLAAGWDFEFASTRAGRPPMGGVDRSDPPQRMFLEDPTVQDRLDRARTPDQLSPADYGVVFVAGGHGAIMDLPGDERLIRFLGDYWAGRDFAVIAAVCHGVGALLDVPAPDGTPLVAGHRVTAFTQEEERAVGLDEVVPYFLGEALTERGAHYEAGEPFRRHVVTDGALITGQNPASSAALAQKGVELADGRPLPRHWLRRTAPAASVASAASGPPGAR, from the coding sequence GTGCCTGCACACCCCCCCAATGGGCTCATCGTCCTCAGCAGCACCGAGCGCCTTCCCAACGGCAGATCCGCAGGCTTCTGGCTGCCCGAAGCCGCATATCCGTGGCGGGCGCTGCTGGCCGCGGGATGGGACTTCGAGTTCGCCAGCACCCGCGCGGGCCGGCCCCCGATGGGCGGGGTCGACCGGTCGGACCCGCCCCAGCGGATGTTCCTGGAGGACCCGACGGTGCAGGACCGGCTGGACCGGGCGCGCACCCCGGACCAGCTCTCCCCCGCGGACTACGGCGTCGTCTTCGTCGCCGGAGGTCATGGGGCGATCATGGATCTGCCCGGCGACGAACGCCTCATCCGTTTCCTCGGTGACTACTGGGCCGGACGGGACTTCGCCGTGATCGCCGCCGTGTGCCACGGGGTGGGCGCGCTGCTCGACGTACCGGCCCCGGACGGCACGCCGCTGGTGGCCGGGCACCGGGTGACGGCGTTCACCCAGGAGGAGGAGCGGGCCGTCGGACTGGACGAGGTGGTCCCGTACTTCCTCGGCGAGGCCCTGACCGAGCGGGGCGCCCACTACGAGGCGGGGGAGCCGTTCCGCCGCCATGTGGTCACCGACGGGGCGCTCATCACGGGCCAGAACCCGGCGTCGAGCGCCGCTCTCGCCCAGAAGGGCGTCGAACTGGCCGACGGCCGGCCGCTGCCGCGGCACTGGCTCCGGCGCACGGCCCCGGCGGCTTCGGTGGCTTCGGCTGCTTCGGGGCCCCCGGGGGCCCGGTGA
- a CDS encoding putative quinol monooxygenase — MSITVMAHWTAREGREEDIERFLAEITEKSLAEPGCLAYRSFRSLENGREFALFEEYSDADALAHHKASAHYRELVLERVVPLLVKRHVGRYGTLRAV, encoded by the coding sequence ATGTCGATTACTGTCATGGCGCACTGGACCGCACGCGAGGGCCGGGAAGAAGACATAGAGCGATTCCTGGCCGAAATTACGGAAAAAAGTCTCGCGGAGCCCGGATGTCTGGCATACCGGTCGTTCAGGTCACTTGAGAACGGCCGCGAATTCGCACTCTTCGAGGAGTATTCGGACGCGGATGCCCTGGCACACCACAAGGCATCGGCCCACTACCGCGAACTGGTCCTGGAGCGGGTGGTGCCGCTTCTGGTGAAGCGGCACGTCGGTCGTTACGGGACGCTTCGAGCGGTCTGA
- a CDS encoding YbjN domain-containing protein — translation MSIDPSSIPNFGGQPEPQAAGPEGPVVPDQDLVKQLLEQMELKYVVDDEGDLAAPWEDFRTYFMFRGEEEQQVFSVRTFYDRPHATDQRPVLLDAIDDWNRRTLWPKVYTHNHEPEEGAEASVRLIGEAQMLIGTGVSLEHFVSSTVSWVRASIEFDKWLVERLGLDPAADRPSPEGTEQA, via the coding sequence GTGAGCATCGACCCGTCCTCGATTCCGAATTTCGGGGGCCAGCCCGAACCGCAGGCGGCAGGACCGGAGGGCCCCGTCGTCCCTGACCAGGATCTCGTCAAGCAGCTGCTCGAACAGATGGAGCTGAAGTACGTCGTCGACGACGAGGGCGACCTCGCCGCGCCGTGGGAGGACTTCCGCACGTACTTCATGTTCCGCGGCGAGGAGGAGCAGCAGGTCTTCTCGGTCCGTACGTTCTACGACCGCCCGCACGCCACGGACCAGCGTCCGGTGCTGCTCGACGCGATCGACGACTGGAACCGCCGCACCCTGTGGCCGAAGGTCTACACCCACAACCACGAGCCCGAGGAGGGCGCCGAGGCATCCGTCCGGCTGATCGGTGAGGCGCAGATGCTCATCGGCACGGGCGTCAGCCTGGAGCACTTCGTCTCGTCGACGGTCAGCTGGGTGCGGGCCTCGATCGAGTTCGACAAGTGGCTCGTGGAGCGCCTGGGCCTGGACCCGGCCGCCGACAGGCCGTCGCCGGAGGGCACCGAGCAGGCCTGA
- a CDS encoding glucose-6-phosphate dehydrogenase assembly protein OpcA, translating into MRTDLTGTTSQQIDRTLARGRRAVGAPATGLAFTLVVVTDEENARDAMKDVGTAFRDVPARTLAVLPGPETGAPRFDARVRVAGRSESVVLRLHGELARHADTVLLPLLPPDTPLLVWWPGEAPGAPAATPVGRLADRRIVDTAAHRAPRTALSHRAALHTTGDADLAWTRTAWWRATLSSLLEPPPDAGRGAGRAAVPGAPYPSARVWHAGAYDPSAELLAHWLSLRSGGPVERVGGRGTGGVTAVEVPGRPGTVTVDVGRGGGLARVRTATGATHHVAFRRPTRARLLREEAGCARADLAYVNALSVTRDSDNVEAA; encoded by the coding sequence ATGAGGACCGACCTCACGGGGACCACCTCCCAACAGATAGACAGGACGCTGGCACGGGGTCGCCGGGCGGTCGGCGCCCCGGCCACCGGCCTGGCGTTCACCCTCGTCGTCGTCACCGACGAGGAGAACGCGCGCGACGCCATGAAGGACGTCGGCACGGCGTTCCGGGACGTTCCGGCGCGGACGCTGGCCGTCCTGCCGGGACCGGAGACCGGCGCCCCCCGGTTCGACGCCCGCGTCCGGGTGGCGGGCCGGTCGGAGAGCGTCGTGCTCCGGCTCCACGGGGAACTGGCCCGGCACGCCGACACGGTGCTGCTCCCGCTCCTCCCGCCGGACACCCCGCTGCTGGTGTGGTGGCCGGGTGAGGCACCGGGCGCGCCCGCGGCCACCCCGGTGGGCCGCCTCGCCGATCGCCGCATCGTCGACACCGCCGCCCACCGCGCGCCACGGACCGCGTTGAGCCACCGGGCCGCGCTGCACACCACGGGTGACGCCGATCTGGCGTGGACACGTACGGCGTGGTGGCGGGCCACGCTCTCGTCGCTCCTGGAACCCCCGCCGGACGCGGGGCGCGGAGCCGGACGGGCTGCGGTGCCCGGGGCCCCGTACCCGTCCGCCCGGGTGTGGCACGCAGGCGCCTACGACCCGTCGGCGGAACTGCTGGCCCACTGGCTCTCGCTCCGGTCCGGCGGACCGGTGGAGCGCGTCGGCGGGCGGGGGACGGGGGGCGTCACCGCTGTGGAGGTGCCCGGCCGCCCCGGTACGGTCACCGTCGACGTGGGCCGGGGCGGCGGGCTCGCGCGGGTGCGCACCGCGACGGGAGCGACGCATCACGTGGCCTTCCGGCGTCCGACCCGCGCCCGACTGCTGAGAGAAGAGGCGGGGTGTGCCCGCGCCGACCTCGCGTACGTGAACGCCCTTTCCGTAACGCGTGATTCAGACAATGTGGAGGCGGCATGA
- the zwf gene encoding glucose-6-phosphate dehydrogenase encodes MSRIAGPSGLVVFGVTGDLSRKKLVPAVYDLANRGLLPPGFALTGFARPRWEGENFADVLHESAARHARTPFREDVWQQLRQEMRFVQGDFADDDAFELLAKEVGARDGTRGNHAFYLSVPPKCFATVVRQLKKHGLADPPEGAWRRAVVEKPFGHDLESARELNATVLDAFAPDAVFRVDHYLGKETVQNILALRFANTMFEPVWNRSYVDHVQITMAEDIGIGGRAGYYDGIGAARDVIQNHLLQLLALTAMEEPGSFTAEALAAEKSKVLAAVELPADLSAHTVRGQYAAGWQGGERVPGYRQEDGIDPGSTTDTYAAIKVGVRNRRWAGVPFYLRAGKRLGRRVTEIAVVLGRVPHSLFGRTATDALGRNAIVIRVQPDEGVTVRLGAKVPGTSMEIRDVSMDFAYDGSFTESSPEAYERLILDVLLGDAGLFPRTEEVELCWRILDPIERHWRDNGTVVPYPAGTWGPVEADTMLARDGRSWRRP; translated from the coding sequence TTGTCGCGGATCGCGGGGCCCTCGGGCCTGGTCGTCTTCGGCGTCACGGGTGACCTGTCCCGCAAGAAGCTGGTGCCCGCCGTGTACGACCTGGCCAACCGGGGACTGCTGCCACCGGGCTTCGCGCTCACCGGCTTCGCCCGGCCCCGCTGGGAGGGCGAGAACTTCGCCGACGTCCTCCACGAGTCGGCCGCGCGGCATGCGCGTACCCCCTTCCGCGAGGACGTCTGGCAACAGCTCCGGCAGGAAATGAGGTTCGTCCAGGGGGACTTCGCGGACGACGACGCGTTCGAGCTGCTGGCCAAGGAGGTCGGCGCGCGGGACGGAACCCGCGGCAACCACGCCTTCTACCTCTCCGTACCGCCGAAGTGCTTCGCCACCGTCGTACGGCAGTTGAAGAAGCACGGGCTGGCCGATCCGCCCGAGGGCGCCTGGCGGCGCGCGGTCGTCGAGAAGCCGTTCGGCCACGACCTGGAGTCGGCCCGCGAGTTGAACGCCACCGTCCTCGACGCGTTCGCACCCGACGCGGTGTTCCGGGTCGACCACTACCTGGGCAAGGAGACGGTCCAGAACATCCTGGCGCTGCGGTTCGCCAACACGATGTTCGAGCCGGTCTGGAACAGGTCGTACGTCGACCACGTCCAGATCACCATGGCCGAGGACATCGGCATCGGCGGCCGGGCCGGCTACTACGACGGCATCGGCGCCGCCCGGGACGTCATCCAGAACCACCTCCTCCAACTGCTCGCGCTCACCGCCATGGAGGAACCGGGCTCCTTCACGGCCGAGGCACTGGCCGCCGAGAAGAGCAAGGTCCTGGCCGCCGTCGAACTGCCCGCTGACCTCTCCGCCCATACCGTGCGCGGCCAGTACGCGGCGGGCTGGCAGGGCGGTGAGAGGGTGCCGGGCTACCGCCAGGAGGACGGCATCGACCCCGGCTCCACGACCGACACGTACGCCGCGATCAAGGTCGGTGTCCGCAACCGCCGTTGGGCGGGCGTCCCCTTCTACCTGCGCGCCGGCAAGCGCCTCGGCCGCCGGGTCACCGAGATCGCGGTGGTCCTCGGACGCGTCCCGCACTCACTCTTCGGCCGTACGGCGACCGACGCGCTCGGCCGGAACGCGATCGTCATCCGCGTCCAGCCCGACGAGGGCGTCACCGTCCGCCTCGGCGCCAAGGTGCCCGGCACCTCGATGGAGATCCGCGACGTGTCGATGGACTTCGCGTACGACGGGTCCTTCACCGAGTCCAGCCCCGAGGCGTACGAGCGACTGATCCTCGATGTGCTCCTGGGCGACGCCGGCCTCTTCCCCCGCACCGAGGAGGTCGAGCTCTGCTGGCGGATTCTCGACCCGATCGAGCGGCACTGGAGGGACAACGGCACGGTCGTCCCCTATCCGGCGGGCACCTGGGGTCCGGTCGAGGCGGACACGATGCTCGCACGTGACGGACGGAGCTGGCGCAGACCATGA
- a CDS encoding cupin domain-containing protein has product MPIRVDAGRADIAKLTGLLRDGARPSNEQFDQDAHLDEVIPKPWGYEYRAYVDDFFDLWSLHIDGGHSTSVHVHPRKLTYLLCLGGQGVTTGIDREEIRVREGSILRIAAGAFHGTRSTGDEPLELIEVEVPRNKFDLIRLQDDYNRAGTAYESTSLEEPQHRMRKVRSLPNTKMRSQTPDRRFRFDLRTGMDVFYRPQETDLFHIPLHISGVIRNDVEILTGHPGDTRRPQTDKQYLCISKNL; this is encoded by the coding sequence ATGCCGATTCGCGTGGACGCCGGCCGGGCCGACATCGCGAAGCTGACCGGACTGCTGCGCGACGGGGCGCGGCCGTCCAACGAGCAGTTCGACCAGGACGCGCACCTGGACGAGGTGATACCGAAGCCCTGGGGCTACGAGTACCGGGCGTACGTGGACGACTTCTTCGACCTCTGGTCCCTCCACATCGACGGTGGTCACAGCACGTCGGTCCATGTGCATCCGCGGAAGCTCACCTATCTGCTGTGCCTCGGCGGGCAGGGAGTGACCACGGGGATCGACCGCGAGGAGATCCGCGTCAGGGAGGGCTCCATCCTCCGTATCGCCGCCGGAGCGTTTCACGGGACCCGTTCCACCGGGGACGAGCCCCTGGAGCTGATCGAGGTCGAGGTCCCGAGGAACAAGTTCGATCTCATCCGGCTCCAGGACGATTACAACCGGGCCGGCACCGCGTATGAGAGCACTTCCCTCGAAGAGCCCCAGCACCGTATGCGGAAGGTCCGGTCCCTGCCGAATACGAAGATGCGGTCCCAGACACCGGACCGGCGATTCCGTTTCGATCTGCGTACCGGAATGGACGTCTTCTACCGGCCGCAGGAGACGGATCTCTTCCACATCCCCCTGCACATTTCTGGCGTCATTCGCAATGACGTCGAAATTCTGACCGGGCACCCCGGTGACACCCGTCGGCCGCAGACCGACAAGCAGTACCTCTGCATCAGCAAGAACCTCTGA
- a CDS encoding MFS transporter yields MTAPTSQLARTGTGPHDPAPAPAAPRFALQLTLLTVLAVAVPAQLYLAIPMAGRFRTVFGVDAGSAAWAGSCFSLAYALGFLLFGALADRVGHRPVLVAGTVATALTTAVLSLSPDYGWFLAFRTMQGAAAACIAPVALAYVARHAPDVRRSLALSVLTTGLLGSGIAGQVLGQTVSDHASWRTAFWPAAVLYLTAAAGLRLLLRDPVTDPSVTVASTLAVLRGLLRTPQAVAVFASALTVFGSFVAFYAVLDRQLEGALGMSGRQVLGVQAIGAVGLLAAPVVHRFAAARGPRRLATAGFLTALTGLLVAQFRSAPVPLVLGSVVFVAGISLVVPGLVGTLHRIAPHSAGTAVSFNTFLLFVGASAGQLVAAHTGYRTTLAILAAAVLLAAFAVARAGRPPARH; encoded by the coding sequence ATGACCGCGCCGACCTCGCAGCTCGCCCGGACCGGTACCGGTCCGCACGATCCCGCCCCCGCCCCAGCCGCCCCGCGGTTCGCCCTCCAGCTGACGCTGCTGACCGTCCTCGCGGTGGCCGTCCCCGCCCAGCTGTACCTGGCCATCCCGATGGCCGGGCGCTTCCGGACGGTGTTCGGCGTCGACGCCGGCTCGGCGGCCTGGGCCGGGAGTTGCTTCTCCCTGGCCTACGCCCTCGGCTTCCTGCTGTTCGGGGCGCTCGCCGATCGCGTCGGCCACCGCCCGGTCCTCGTGGCCGGTACGGTGGCGACCGCGCTGACCACCGCCGTCCTCTCCCTCAGCCCCGACTACGGCTGGTTCCTGGCCTTCCGCACGATGCAGGGAGCCGCGGCGGCCTGCATCGCCCCCGTCGCGCTCGCCTACGTCGCGCGCCATGCGCCGGACGTCCGCCGCTCCCTGGCGCTGTCCGTACTGACCACCGGACTGCTCGGTTCCGGCATCGCGGGCCAGGTGCTCGGTCAGACCGTCAGCGACCACGCCTCCTGGCGGACCGCCTTCTGGCCGGCCGCCGTCCTCTACCTCACGGCCGCGGCCGGGCTCCGTCTGCTGCTGCGCGACCCCGTGACCGACCCGTCGGTCACCGTCGCCTCCACGCTGGCCGTGCTGCGCGGACTGCTGCGCACCCCACAGGCCGTCGCCGTCTTCGCCTCGGCGCTCACGGTGTTCGGAAGCTTCGTGGCGTTCTACGCCGTACTCGACCGGCAGTTGGAGGGCGCTCTCGGGATGAGCGGCCGACAGGTGCTCGGCGTCCAGGCGATCGGTGCGGTCGGGCTGCTGGCGGCGCCCGTCGTCCATCGCTTCGCCGCCGCCCGGGGGCCGCGACGCCTCGCGACGGCGGGATTCCTCACCGCGCTGACGGGTCTGCTCGTGGCGCAGTTCAGGTCCGCGCCGGTCCCGCTGGTCCTCGGCAGCGTCGTCTTCGTCGCGGGCATCAGCCTGGTCGTCCCCGGCCTGGTCGGGACGCTGCACCGGATCGCACCCCACAGCGCCGGTACGGCGGTCTCCTTCAACACCTTCCTGCTGTTCGTCGGCGCGTCGGCGGGACAGCTCGTCGCCGCGCACACCGGCTACCGGACGACGCTGGCGATCCTCGCCGCCGCGGTGCTCCTCGCGGCCTTCGCCGTGGCCCGAGCCGGCCGGCCGCCCGCCCGCCACTGA